Genomic window (Phacochoerus africanus isolate WHEZ1 chromosome 1, ROS_Pafr_v1, whole genome shotgun sequence):
AGATCTGGTCTAGGAATTAGAAAACCCAAGCTCTTACTTATTTTCTAGTTGTGGGCCCTTGAGCAAGTCTGTAATTCAGGCTCTGGTTACAGTATCAGGAATATTGTGGGGGGTACTCCCCCCCATCCTTActtaaattgtttctttcttctggaattccttctCAGGTTGCCCAAACATTCCTGCAGAGTTCCACTGAGCAAGCTCTTCCCCGGAAGTCCTCCATTTTCCCATTTGGAATTGTTCTTGCTCTGTCTTCGCTTAGGCTCTGCCAGTCCATCTATAATGTAGTACTTTCGAATTCTGTTCTGTACTTCAGTTGTTACATGTTGCTTTTCTTCATAGATTGAAAGCTCCAGGAGGGCAAGGATAATACTTTTCCTATTTCTGTATTTCTCCATTGTACTTAGGCTCTCCTTCCCTGCTCTACCCCCCAATAAATGTAGGCTGATTTATTTTTGATGCTGTCAGGAATGAATATTTTGCGGGATGGGAAAATGCCAAAGATGAGCATCTTACCAGAACTTTTGGATGAGTGTCCTTTTACTGATCTGTTGTATCAGTAGCTTAATCAGATGCTCATAATACAAATTGGTGAAACCTGTTTCCTAGTTCTCTTACTTCAAATACTGTTTGTAAAGCAAGTCAGAGGAATGAAAGGTTGTTACAACAGCCCTAAATTTGACATTTGTTCCACTTCTCATCCTATAGCATGTGGAGGCCTATCTATATCCTACTGCTGAGTATGGAGAATAAAAACTAACCCCACAGTTGTCTGGTCCACATTTTAGCTTGTTTACTTTGAAGAATTTGCAAGGTAGAGAAATAGATGCTTCAGGCTCTGATTTCAGCCCATGCTGTGCTATGCAAATGTTCTCTACTTGCCTGAGTGACCTTTTGAGAAAGAGCCTTTGTGATCTTCTGTAGTCAGGGCCTGGTCTGGGAATTAGTGTGCCAGATTCCTCTAAAAGTGGGAAAAGTGAATCTGTTCAAAGACCACATAAAAAAGTCCGTGCTTTTCCTGGCTAGATATCAGTAAGTCggtgttttttactttttcttgccAGAGCTTTTGAAATTTGCTCTGGAGTTTGCTTTGCCGGGTGATTTGGGGAGTGATGTGTGTGAAAGGAAACTGACTAAAGCAGTTCAGTAGCTGGGAAACTGTTTGTTTAAATGCTTTTGAGttgtagataaaaataaattcaaacccAAATCATTAGTATCTGGGTGTTTATCAGTGTCTTCCGGCTGGCTCTCCTTAAGTGCTTGGCTGAGTGACTCTCAGACAGATTTGTAAGGTTCTTTTTGCCCCAAATTGTGCTCTAATGGTTTggcatttaaattgttttctatttgttttgatgattatataaaatgaaatgtatcaTTACTGAAAGTATAGTTAGTTTTTTTATATTACAAAAGAGATATATATCACTCTGATGTATTTTTCTTGGAAAGAGACACTGGTGTCTTGGAGGTTTATGGTTTTAATGCTTTTACTGAGATGTTCAGTTTATATAGTTGAAATGCTGATgaaaaagagttttctttttctccttttgtcttaAATAAGCTTTTTGATAAGGATCACCATATATTTCTACCAGGATAAGGTTGTAGAGTTAATCATAATGTTCTCCTATAGAAATTCTTAAAATTGGATTTTCAGAGACCATAGGTAGAATTTGAATGACTAGTTTACTCACGAGTCTCCACCTTCTTTTCTAAGTATAGGATAACTCTGAAAGATTGGGCTGTGTCTTAGGTACCCATTGTGGTAGGAATGTGGAAGGACCCATAGATGGCCCTAGAGGAATCCTTTCTTCTCCAGATCTTTGCCTTGTAGCAGGTTTTAGTTGAGCAAAAATGAGTAGTTTTCTGGTGTTTGGCCTACTCTGTTGGATGAGAAAacctttcttctctgttttcatgGTTACATGCTCTATCAcatgtctttttctcttccccaagTTTCCCTGGAACCTGGGCTCCCCGAGACGCAGCACTGGAGCAGATGGATAATGGAGACTGGGGCTATATGGTGAGAGGCTTTTGCAGATGCATTCCGAAGTCTGGcaaattattttttgtgtcttttcccCCTACTTAATATATTCTTAGGTATAATATATTTCATAAGAATGAAAATTATAAGCGATGTAACTCTCCCAATTAATTTAGATGCATTTGGgggtgtttttaattttgttcagtgtTTTTAGGTAAGCAAGCTAAACATGGAGTCTCTTTGTAACTTTTTATAATGActtgtttttttcagtctttgtgtTGCTCCTAAAGCTCTTCCTTCATAGAATTGTAGCTCTTCAGTGTCTAGTAGGTAACAAGAGAGGACATTTTCTTGTGGTTGGGGAGGTTGACAGTTGAGAAGGTGCCACTTCTTTCACTAGCACATGTGCAAGTGTCCTCCTATTATTTGAAAGTGTTtgttaagaaatattttacttgCCGAGTACCTATCTTtacttgtcttattttatttcttacatgTGATTTCTAAAACCAAAGGTAGGTATTATTTAGAGAAGcttgcttttcaaaattaaaggCCAGATTGCCACATTAATGTTACAAAAGTAAATACACTATCAGATGACGCAAGTTGAAAGCTGCTATTAGCTTTCGGCTATATGAGATTGTATCGACCAAACTGTGTATTTTAAACTCAGTGTTTGGTACTGTTAtttccatgaaaaagaaagacGAAGTCTacacaaactggaaaaaaaaaccccaaaaacctcatgattcccctgcctttttttggggggaggaaaagacaaagaaatactgAATGTAGATGTCTTTACgttattaaataattttgattctattttatattaaattgaattaagaaaaaaagaaagtctctttttaaaaaaatcagaataaaacttAAATGAGTATATTTTAGTTTGGCCTTTCTCTTCCCATAATATACTCTGACCTGAAAACTTCTTCCAGTTACTGGGTCTGAAATTAAATGGCTTTGGGAGCTGTGTCCTCCTTTCTCAGTGTAAGGCTTTGAAAAATTGGACttacccttttttttctgttggaaaCAAATGTTAGATCCCTTCATCTGGGTAGGTTTCGCACTAAAAGTAAAGCTATTTTGCCTCAGTGGATTGCTGTGTTCTAGTCTGAAAGaatctgttgctttttttgttaccattaattttcttaatttgtcaaagttaagatttaaaaaaaaaaattgagatgactgatcattttttaaaaaatttcagatgaCTGACCCAGTCACGTTAAATGTAGGTGGACACTTGTACACAACATCTCTCACCACGTTGACGCGTTACCCGGATTCCATGCTTGGAGCTATGTTTGGGGGGGACTTCCCCACAGCTCGAGATCCTCAAGGCAATTACTTCATTGATCGAGATGGACCTCTTTTCCGATATGTCCTCAACTTCTTGAGAACTTCAGAGTTGACTTTACCCCTGGATTTTAAGGAATTTGATCTGCTTCGGAAAGAAGCAGACTTTTATCAGATTGAGCCCTTGATTCAGTGTCTCAATGACCCCAAGCCTTTGTATCCTATGGATACTTTTGAAGAAGTTGTGGAGTTATCTAGTACTCGGAAGCTTTCTAAGTATTCCAATCCAGTAGCTGTCATCATAACCCAGTTAACCATTACCACCAAGGTCCATTCCTTACTAGAAGGTATATCAAACTATTTTACGAAGTGGAATAAGCACATGATGGACACCAGAGATTGCCAGGTTTCCTTTACTTTTGGACCCTGTGATTATCACCAGGAAGTTTCTCTTCGAGTCCATCTGATGGAATACATTACAAAGCAAGGTTTCACAATCCGCAACACCCGAGTGCATCACATGAGTGAGCGGGCCAACGAGAACACAGTGGAGCACAACTGGACTTTCTGCAGGCTGGCCCGGAAGACCGATGACTGACCTTCAGCCTGAGAGAAGTTCCTACAAATGGACTCCCCAAGGAGATTGA
Coding sequences:
- the KCTD6 gene encoding BTB/POZ domain-containing protein KCTD6, whose product is MDNGDWGYMMTDPVTLNVGGHLYTTSLTTLTRYPDSMLGAMFGGDFPTARDPQGNYFIDRDGPLFRYVLNFLRTSELTLPLDFKEFDLLRKEADFYQIEPLIQCLNDPKPLYPMDTFEEVVELSSTRKLSKYSNPVAVIITQLTITTKVHSLLEGISNYFTKWNKHMMDTRDCQVSFTFGPCDYHQEVSLRVHLMEYITKQGFTIRNTRVHHMSERANENTVEHNWTFCRLARKTDD